Proteins encoded in a region of the Perognathus longimembris pacificus isolate PPM17 chromosome 11, ASM2315922v1, whole genome shotgun sequence genome:
- the Ctxn3 gene encoding cortexin-3, translating into MDGGQVVPSPLAPLGNVSVDSSMSLEQKTTFVFVVLLFVFLGILIVRCFRILLDPYRSMPTSTWADGLEGLEKGQFDHALA; encoded by the coding sequence ATGGATGGAGGACAGGTTGTCCCTTCACCCCTGGCGCCCCTTGGGAATGTGTCAGTGGATTCTAGCATGTCTCTGGAACAAAAAACAACATttgtctttgtggttttgttgttcGTTTTCTTGGGCATCCTCATTGTCCGGTGCTTCCGGATTCTCCTGGACCCGTATCGGAGCATGCCGACCTCAACTTGGGCCGATGGGCTCGAAGGCCTAGAAAAGGGGCAGTTCGACCATGCCCTTGCCTGA